The nucleotide window GCCGGGGATTGAGACGGTACCTCTTCCTTGAATCATGATCCCTTTTTGAGAGGTACGAAAAGCAGGAGATTGTCCGTTCAGGCGGCACATGTTGAAGGTTACGGGAGTAAGCCGTGCCATGGAGGCGATGGAGCTTCCTACAGTGGGTGCTTCAACAATCCACTCCGCAGAAGATTGCGGCCCCGAATAATACTGAATGGTGCGAAAAGTCCAGCCCAGCGTTAGATTAGAGAGAGTGATGCACCAGGTTTTGCGCGTTAATTTGGCGATGACTGCTCGAATACGATGACCAGGGGAAACAGGATGTGGAATGATGGTTTCCGCCTCAGGCAGGATCTCCCACCAGGCATAATAGCTGGGCTTGCCTTGAATCCAGTCGTGACCTGTTCCGGTCTGAATGAGACTACTGTTCTCGAAGCCATCAATTCCAATCCATGCGGATGAATACGAGTTGCGTGTGCCAGGTAGAACATAGGGGACAGTCCATTCGGCTGAGATGCGGCGGTATTGGTTCTGTGTTCCTGTACGAGCGTAGCCACTCCAGTTGGAGGAGATCCACCCAAAGCGAGGAGAGGAATCTTTCTTTTTCTGATGCAGGGCACAGGGTTTTCGCCGTTTGTGTGGACGATCTGTCATCAGGTCACCACCTTGGATAAAATAGGGACTAGATTATCAGATGCGTGTTCAGGAGCCTGCGGAAGGGACAATTGGACAAGAAAATAAGTCGAAAGATGCGGGTTTTTGAAGGTTTTTAAATTATTTTGAATGAAAGTGGTTGTTTTTTGAGGGATTTATGATACTATAGAAGCAGTTGGAGGAATGAAGATGCTGACTGAAGAACGATATGCTGCAATTATAGAGCGCTTACATTTACAGGGAATTGTGAAGTTACAAGAGCTTGTTGATGTGCTTGGTGCTTCTGAATCAACGATTAGACGTGATTTGATTGATCTGGAGAGTCGTCAGATGCTCAAACGCATCCACGGCGGTGCCGCACTGGTGAATGAAAAAACGCTAGAACCGGGCATGGAGGAAAAAACGTTCAAAAACATTCAACAGAAAACAACGATTGCCCGTTTGGCTGCACAGGAGATCGAAAATGGCGAATGCATCTATCTGGATGCAGGAACGACAACGTTAGCCATGATTCCCTTTATTGAAGCAAAGGACGTAACGGTTGTTACCAACGGACTTTCACATGTTGAGGCATTGGTAAGCAAACGTATTCGTAGTTACTTGCTAGGAGGTATGATGAAAATTCATACGAAAGCAGTCATCGGCAGTATCGCATTACAGAACATGGATAACTTCCGTTTTGATAAATGTTTTCTTGGGAGCAATGGAGTGGACCCCGAAATGGGGTATACAACACCTGATCCGGAGGAAGCCTTGATTAAAAGGCGGGCACATCAATTGTCGGGAAAATCTTATGTGCTGGCTGATTCCAGCAAAATAGGGGAAATTACTTTTGCCAAATTGTTTGATTTGGAGGAGGCCGATTTGATTACCGAGCAGATGCCAGAACACTGGCGGCCTGGAATCGCCCAGAAAACTAAAATAATTGAGGGATAACGATGATATATACGATAACACTTAACCCGTCCATTGATTACATCGTGGAAGTGGATGAGCTGAAGCTTGGCGGATTGAATCGAATGAATCGGGATTTGAAGCTCCCGGGTGGCAAAGGCATTAATGTTTCTCGCATACTGAATCAACTTGGAGCAGATAACACGGCCATTGGTTTCCTTGGTGGATTCACGGGACGTTTCATTAATGACAAGTTGCAAGAAGATAACATCCGGACAGACTTTGTCACGATCGCAGACGATACTCGCATTAACATCAAGCTGAAGCATGGAGAAGAGACAGAGATTAATGGTCTTGGACCTGCAATAAGTGAAGAAGAGGCAGAACAGTTGCTACACAAATTGTCTTCATTGCAAAAAGGAGATATTGTCATTCTCTCCGGAAGCGTACCACCTTCACTTGGAACGGACTTCTATGATCGTCTCATTAAAGTGTGCAAGCAAACGGGTGCCGAATTCGTAATTGACACAACTGGACCTGCACTAATGGAAGCTCTTGTACATGAACCATTGCTGGTGAAGCCGAATCATCATGAACTGGCTGAACTGTTCGGTGTAACCATTGAGACTCGTGAGGAACTGGTGTTATACGGGCGTAAGTTGCTTGAAGCCGGTGCCAAACATGTGTTGATCTCCATGGCAGGCGAAGGTGCACTGTTCATTACCAAAGCGGAAGTTCATCATGCGAGTGTACCAAAAGGGACTGTGAAAAACTCCGTTGGTGCCGGAGACTCCATGATTGGCGGATTCGTAGGTACCTATGTACAGAGCGGAGATCTGCTGGAGGCTTTTCGCACAGGGGTAGCATCTGGAAGCGCAACTGCGTTCTCGGATGATCTGGCAACACGCGAATTGATTGATGAGTTGCGCAATCAAGTAACCATTACGACGATCTAGTATAACGGTCATATAGAAGTGTTTCACTGTAATTGTAATGTAGTGAGGCCTGCACATCGCAGGCCGATAGAACTTAAGGGAGTGTACCAAGATGAGAATAACAGACTTGATGATCCAGGAAACGATGATCATGGACCTGCAAGCAACTACCAAAGATGAGGCTATTGATGAACTAATTGCAAGCCTGAACCGAAGCGGACGTATTAATGATCCTGTCCTGTTCAAGGAAATGATCTATAAAAGAGAAGCTGAATCCAGCACGGGTATCGGTGGCGGAATTGCGATGCCACATGCCAAAACAACAGCGGTGAACGAACCAACGGTTGTATTTGCCAAGAGTAGAAAAGGACTTGATTTTGAAGCGTTGGATGATCAGCCAGCTCATGTGTTCTTCATGATTGCGGCTCCAGAAGGCGCAGGTAATACCCATTTGCGTACGCTTGCAGCTCTTTCCAGGTTGTTGATTGATAGCGATTTCATCTCACAATTGATGAATACAGATACACCTGCAGAAGTGAGTGCATTGTTTGATGCCAAACAGGCGGAAGCAGCTGAGAAGGAAGCAGCCAAAGAGAAAGCAAAAGCTGAAAAAGCAGCGAATGCCGCATCAGGCTCTACTAGCATTCAGCAACAAAATACTTCTGGTGTGATTGTAGGTAATGCAAATTCGGAAGATTTTGTTGTTGCGGTTACAGCCTGTCCAACAGGTATAGCTCATACATTTATGGCTGAAGACGCACTTAAAAAGAAAGCTCAAGAAATGGGCGTCAATATTCGCGTAGAGACGAACGGCTCCGAAGGAGCACAAAATGTTTTGACGGCTGATGAAATTGCCCGTGCCAAAGGGGTTATCGTTGCTGCAGACAAAAATGTGGAGATGGCACGTTTCGATGGCAAACCGGTATTGCAAAGACCAGTGAGCGATGGAATCCGTAAATCCGAAGAGCTGATTCGCAAGGCTGTTAACGGTGATGCACCGATCTATCGCAGCCAAGGCGGAAATGCCAAGGAAGAGGGCGCAAGCACTGGCAAGATTAGTGTAGGTAGCAAAATCTATAAAGATCTGATGAATGGTATCTCGCATATGCTGCCATTCGTTGTAGGTGGCGGTATCCTGCTAGCAATCTCCTTCTTGTTCGAACAGCTTGCTAGCCCTGAGAATCCGATTGTGCAACTGCTTCAAACGATCGGTGGCGGAACAGGTGCGTTCCACTTCCTGATTCCGGTACTTGCCGGATTTATCGCGATGAGTATTGGTGATCGCCCGGCCCTGATGCCTGGTATGGTCGGTGGATTGATGGCAGTTAACTCAAACGCCGGTTTCCTTGGTGGTTTGGCTGCCGGTTTCCTGGCTGGTTATGTAGTTATTGGTCTCCGTAAGTTGTTCAAAGGATTGCCAAAAGCGATTGATGGCTTGAAACCAATCTTGCTGTATCCGGTATTTGGTTTGCTGATCGTAGGTGCCATCAGTTTCTATGTCTTTGATCCAATCTTTGGTTCCCTGAACACATGGCTTGTAGATGCACTGGGTAATCTGGGTACAGGTAATGCGGTATTGTTGGGCTTGCTGCTTGGCGGTATGATGTCCATCGATATGGGTGGACCGTTCAACAAAGCGGCTTACACATTCGCTATTGGGGTATTCACATCCAGTGGTAACACAGACGGTGCATGGATGGCAGCGGTTATGGCAGGCGGTATGGTGCCTCCTCTGGCGATTGCACTTGCAACAACATTCTTCAAATCCAAATTTACAGAGCAAGAACGCAAATCAGGCCTGACTAACTATGTACTTGGATTCTCTTTCATTACAGAAGGTGCAATTCCATTTGCTGCGGCTGATCCATTGCGTGTATTGACTTCTTGTATTCTGGGTTCCGCTGTTGCTGGCGGATTGACACAACTGTGGAGCATTAATGTACCAGCTCCGCACGGCGGAATCTTTGTTGCAGCACTGGCGAACCACGCACTATTGTTCCTGCTCGCTGTTGCGATTGGTGCTGTAATCTCTGGTCTTATTCTGGGACTGTGGAAGAAGTCACCGACGCTCGTGAAATAACAAATATAAGAAACATCTCCTGGGTGAGTTTCACTTGGGGGATGTTTTTTATTTCGACTTGTGTAAAATGCTTATTTAACTTTTATATTAATACGTGGTAAAATAAAGTTAAATTATGAAACATAGTTTCGTCTAATGAAACTTGTACGGAGGGATTGGAATGTCTGATGTAATCAAGAGCCAGGTACAGAAGCAGTTTGCGAAAAATGCAGGTAAATACGTGACGAGTTCGGGGCATGCCAAAGGTGAGGATCTCGCGTTGCTCGTGGCTTCATCTCAAGCCACTTCGGATATGAACGTGCTGGATATCGCCACTGGGGGAGGGCATGTCGCCAACGCTCTGGCTCCGCTTGTTCAGCGGGTAACCGCTCTGGATTTAACGGAGGAAATGCTGCGGGTGGCTGAACAATTTATACAGGGCAATGGACACCGTAATGTAGATTTTGTTGCCGGAGATGCAGAGAAGCTGCCTTTCGATGATGATTTCTTTGACCTCGTCACTTGCCGAATTGCTGCTCACCATTTTCCGGACATTTCTTCTTTTGTCTCTGAGGCACTACGCGTCATGAAGCCTGGTGGAAGGTTGTTATTAATTGACAACGTGGCTCCTGAACGCGACGAGAATGACCAGTTTTACAATGAAGTGGAGAAGTGCCGAGATGCAAGCCATGTTCGGGCATGGCGCAAGACGGAATGGATTCATATGCTGGAGTATGCCGGATTCCGAATGGAAACGATGCTTTCCTTCCAGAAACGCTTTAAGTTTGAAGAGTGGTGTAACCGTGCAGCACTGCCCGAGCAGGAGAGGGAGGAACTTGAAGTAAGCATGTTGAGTGCACCTTCCATCATCCGAAAATTTTTCAACTTCGAAGTGACAGAACACGGGAAGCTCGTCAGCTTCCAAGGAGAAAGTGTGTATATTCAGGCGATTAAACCTATGCATATCTGATTAGGTAAGGCAACCCATTTAGATGAGCGGTTTAGGAAAGAGTAAATGGATGTATACCAATAAAAAATAAAACAGGCAGATTACCTTGGATAGGGTAGATCTGCTTGTTTAATTTGCCTATTTAAAGATCGAAACGACGGTTCAGACGGTCCCTTTTCTTCACACGTGTCACTTCCTATTTCAGCACTCATGATAGAGATACATACTAAATTAAACGACAGGCCATTTTACTTTACGCAAGGCATCGAGCAACTCAGGAGGTGCATTCAGATTGTCGCGGACTAGATCCCGCGGGGTTAACGCCATCCACTGATTCAGTGAAACATCCTCAAAGCGATCACTCCGAAATATCTCTAAAAACCATAAGGTATCTGTACCAGTATTCTGTATATAGTGTCCCATTGCGACGGGAACATATCCGACATCTCCAGCCCGATAATCAAAGGTACGAGCAACACCATTTCCACCAAAGACGGTCATTCTTCCTTGTCCTGTCAGATAGTATTGCCATTCATCCGCATTGGGATGCCAGTGCAGTTCTCGCATGGCGCCAGGTCGGATCTCCACGAGTGCGGCTGCAACGGTAGTCGAGATGGGGAAGTTGGTGGAGTCTACGATCCGCACGCTTCCGCCAGGTGTGATGAGCGGTTCCTGGGCCAGCAAACGGTGTTTGAAAGTGAGAGGAACGGTGCCGTATGGAGACTGAATTTCCTGGCTCTCGATGGAACCCGGAACGGTATCTTGGAAAATGTAGACCTGTTCCTTCGGCATTGACTGAAAAGCGGATTCGGGCACGCCGAAATTGACAGACAATACTTCTGGTGGTGTATGGGCAAACCAGTCTGATATGGATAATGTATTCAGATCGGAGAAGGAGCCATCATCGAACACGAGCAG belongs to Paenibacillus sp. FSL H8-0079 and includes:
- a CDS encoding fructose-specific PTS transporter subunit EIIC, giving the protein MRITDLMIQETMIMDLQATTKDEAIDELIASLNRSGRINDPVLFKEMIYKREAESSTGIGGGIAMPHAKTTAVNEPTVVFAKSRKGLDFEALDDQPAHVFFMIAAPEGAGNTHLRTLAALSRLLIDSDFISQLMNTDTPAEVSALFDAKQAEAAEKEAAKEKAKAEKAANAASGSTSIQQQNTSGVIVGNANSEDFVVAVTACPTGIAHTFMAEDALKKKAQEMGVNIRVETNGSEGAQNVLTADEIARAKGVIVAADKNVEMARFDGKPVLQRPVSDGIRKSEELIRKAVNGDAPIYRSQGGNAKEEGASTGKISVGSKIYKDLMNGISHMLPFVVGGGILLAISFLFEQLASPENPIVQLLQTIGGGTGAFHFLIPVLAGFIAMSIGDRPALMPGMVGGLMAVNSNAGFLGGLAAGFLAGYVVIGLRKLFKGLPKAIDGLKPILLYPVFGLLIVGAISFYVFDPIFGSLNTWLVDALGNLGTGNAVLLGLLLGGMMSIDMGGPFNKAAYTFAIGVFTSSGNTDGAWMAAVMAGGMVPPLAIALATTFFKSKFTEQERKSGLTNYVLGFSFITEGAIPFAAADPLRVLTSCILGSAVAGGLTQLWSINVPAPHGGIFVAALANHALLFLLAVAIGAVISGLILGLWKKSPTLVK
- a CDS encoding class I SAM-dependent methyltransferase; protein product: MSDVIKSQVQKQFAKNAGKYVTSSGHAKGEDLALLVASSQATSDMNVLDIATGGGHVANALAPLVQRVTALDLTEEMLRVAEQFIQGNGHRNVDFVAGDAEKLPFDDDFFDLVTCRIAAHHFPDISSFVSEALRVMKPGGRLLLIDNVAPERDENDQFYNEVEKCRDASHVRAWRKTEWIHMLEYAGFRMETMLSFQKRFKFEEWCNRAALPEQEREELEVSMLSAPSIIRKFFNFEVTEHGKLVSFQGESVYIQAIKPMHI
- a CDS encoding DeoR/GlpR family DNA-binding transcription regulator, with the protein product MLTEERYAAIIERLHLQGIVKLQELVDVLGASESTIRRDLIDLESRQMLKRIHGGAALVNEKTLEPGMEEKTFKNIQQKTTIARLAAQEIENGECIYLDAGTTTLAMIPFIEAKDVTVVTNGLSHVEALVSKRIRSYLLGGMMKIHTKAVIGSIALQNMDNFRFDKCFLGSNGVDPEMGYTTPDPEEALIKRRAHQLSGKSYVLADSSKIGEITFAKLFDLEEADLITEQMPEHWRPGIAQKTKIIEG
- the pfkB gene encoding 1-phosphofructokinase; protein product: MIYTITLNPSIDYIVEVDELKLGGLNRMNRDLKLPGGKGINVSRILNQLGADNTAIGFLGGFTGRFINDKLQEDNIRTDFVTIADDTRINIKLKHGEETEINGLGPAISEEEAEQLLHKLSSLQKGDIVILSGSVPPSLGTDFYDRLIKVCKQTGAEFVIDTTGPALMEALVHEPLLVKPNHHELAELFGVTIETREELVLYGRKLLEAGAKHVLISMAGEGALFITKAEVHHASVPKGTVKNSVGAGDSMIGGFVGTYVQSGDLLEAFRTGVASGSATAFSDDLATRELIDELRNQVTITTI
- a CDS encoding oxalate decarboxylase family bicupin — protein: MTKGQQPNEKPFIIPQPIRSDGAGGPDLGPRDVVRDIQNPDMLVPPATDNGLLPNLRMSFSDTHMQLNHGGWSREITVRDLPVATTLAGVNMSLTPGGVRELHWHQQSEWAYMIWGTARITSVDQNGRNFIADVGPGDLWFFPKGLPHSIQGLEDGCEFLLVFDDGSFSDLNTLSISDWFAHTPPEVLSVNFGVPESAFQSMPKEQVYIFQDTVPGSIESQEIQSPYGTVPLTFKHRLLAQEPLITPGGSVRIVDSTNFPISTTVAAALVEIRPGAMRELHWHPNADEWQYYLTGQGRMTVFGGNGVARTFDYRAGDVGYVPVAMGHYIQNTGTDTLWFLEIFRSDRFEDVSLNQWMALTPRDLVRDNLNAPPELLDALRKVKWPVV
- a CDS encoding G1 family glutamic endopeptidase, with product MTDRPHKRRKPCALHQKKKDSSPRFGWISSNWSGYARTGTQNQYRRISAEWTVPYVLPGTRNSYSSAWIGIDGFENSSLIQTGTGHDWIQGKPSYYAWWEILPEAETIIPHPVSPGHRIRAVIAKLTRKTWCITLSNLTLGWTFRTIQYYSGPQSSAEWIVEAPTVGSSIASMARLTPVTFNMCRLNGQSPAFRTSQKGIMIQGRGTVSIPGSPNRCKDGFTVRRNT